A genomic window from Aquabacterium sp. OR-4 includes:
- a CDS encoding oligogalacturonate lyase family protein, with amino-acid sequence MPKHTHRQLQFSTQTDPDTGTRVTRLTPSDVTCHRNYFYQKCFTQDGGKLLFGGEFGPGSDWNYHLLDLHTGDCLQLTDQPDENTFGGFLSPDDKHLYFVRAKRQLIRLDLATLAEDVVYVVPDGWVGYGTWVSNSACTKMVGIEIAAEDWFALDTWEKFNAMFHTQPRCRLFSVDLSGPHQGRRNLILEQKGWLGHPQYRPFDDHTVAYCHEGPHDLIDARMWFINEDGTQRRCGKPHADGESCTHEFWVPDGSAMIYVSYRHDSPERFICSLDPVTLENRVLTAMPPCSHLMSNHDGTLIVGDGCGQVSNDSSASNAMLTGDPYLHLFDLKAGSTRRIARHDSSWGVYKGDRQVTHPHPSFTPDQKGVLFSCDKAGEPGLFLAEL; translated from the coding sequence ATGCCCAAGCACACCCACCGCCAGCTGCAGTTCAGCACCCAGACCGACCCCGACACCGGCACCCGCGTGACCCGGCTCACGCCGTCCGACGTGACCTGCCATCGCAACTACTTCTACCAGAAGTGCTTCACCCAGGATGGCGGCAAGCTGCTCTTCGGCGGCGAGTTCGGCCCCGGCAGCGACTGGAACTACCACCTGCTCGACCTGCACACCGGCGACTGCCTGCAGCTCACCGACCAGCCCGACGAGAACACCTTCGGCGGCTTCCTGAGCCCCGACGACAAGCACCTGTACTTCGTGCGCGCCAAGCGCCAGCTGATCCGGCTGGACCTGGCCACGCTGGCCGAAGACGTGGTCTACGTGGTGCCCGACGGCTGGGTGGGCTACGGCACCTGGGTCAGCAACAGCGCCTGCACCAAGATGGTCGGCATCGAGATCGCCGCCGAGGACTGGTTCGCGCTCGACACCTGGGAGAAGTTCAATGCCATGTTCCACACCCAGCCGCGCTGCCGGCTGTTCAGCGTCGACCTCAGCGGCCCCCACCAGGGCCGGCGCAACCTGATCCTCGAGCAGAAGGGCTGGCTGGGCCATCCGCAGTACCGGCCCTTTGACGACCACACCGTGGCCTACTGCCACGAGGGCCCGCACGACCTGATCGACGCGCGCATGTGGTTCATCAACGAAGACGGCACCCAGCGCCGCTGCGGCAAGCCGCACGCCGACGGCGAGAGCTGCACCCACGAGTTCTGGGTGCCCGACGGCAGCGCGATGATCTACGTGAGCTACCGCCACGACTCGCCCGAACGCTTCATCTGCAGCCTTGACCCGGTGACGCTGGAGAACCGGGTGCTCACCGCCATGCCGCCCTGCTCGCACCTGATGAGCAACCACGACGGCACGCTGATCGTTGGCGACGGCTGCGGCCAGGTCAGCAACGACAGCAGCGCCAGCAATGCCATGCTGACCGGTGACCCCTACCTGCACCTGTTCGATCTCAAGGCCGGCAGCACGCGCCGCATCGCGCGCCACGACAGCAGCTGGGGCGTCTACAAGGGCGACCGCCAGGTCACCCACCCGCACCCCAGCTTCACGCCCGACCAGAAGGGCGTGCTGTTCAGCTGCGACAAGGCCGGTGAGCCCGGCCTGTTCCTGGCCGAGCTGTGA
- a CDS encoding pectinesterase family protein, whose protein sequence is MQRPAPAQPPLRRSGRRRLLAWVLACGVAGVLAGLARPARALGPAPAPAPAPGPAAAATPATPATPATPGIPGTAAPPAGAGRPQLSAAQAAAHGRQQVLALAGPLGALQRDDWDPLADRLITGSTEPAQWHYQVDGARPAAADGRQRFATVQAAVQQAHRDVLAGRHAGTARLYIGIAPGLYPEVLVVPATPIPLTLWGRGATPAEVRIEAGLHARMPGPRLAALLAPVFGAADAHPDIAAPWLACRQRELIGTDCSATLRVRNHGFQLRGVTVANRFQLDQPGPGQQAVALVSDGADRVHLEQVQLFGWQDTLYLRGPADRLVRVAVHRSLVAGDVDFIFGNALAWIGRSEIRYRPSRPAAPGDAGNASHTPRQGWIAAPSTSWRAPHGFVFDDCDFTSEGAADAPAGTGTATGPASTGTATGPASTGTATGPASTGGASGRVHLARQWFIGARCSPFGRATAEQPNGARCVPEPALAAGATLPAQGLRLAASSLEAVGRMVVMHSRLGPHLHPSQPWADWSSQPEHPAYRPVLPDSERWWQLLQAAGHEPAQWGWVRPAPAQAWLAEYRNILSETRAETARQ, encoded by the coding sequence ATGCAGCGGCCGGCGCCCGCCCAGCCACCGCTGCGGCGCAGCGGCCGGCGGCGCCTGCTGGCCTGGGTGCTGGCCTGCGGCGTGGCGGGTGTGCTGGCCGGCCTGGCGCGGCCGGCGCGCGCCCTGGGCCCGGCCCCGGCCCCGGCGCCTGCACCAGGCCCTGCCGCAGCCGCCACGCCGGCCACGCCGGCCACCCCGGCCACCCCGGGCATCCCGGGCACAGCGGCGCCCCCGGCCGGCGCCGGCCGACCCCAGCTCAGCGCAGCGCAGGCGGCGGCGCATGGGCGCCAGCAGGTGCTGGCCCTGGCCGGGCCGCTGGGCGCCCTGCAGCGCGACGACTGGGACCCGCTGGCCGACCGGCTGATCACCGGCAGCACCGAGCCGGCACAGTGGCACTACCAGGTGGATGGCGCACGGCCCGCGGCCGCCGATGGCCGGCAGCGTTTTGCCACCGTGCAGGCGGCCGTCCAGCAGGCCCACCGCGATGTGCTGGCCGGCCGCCACGCCGGCACGGCGCGGCTGTACATCGGCATTGCACCGGGCCTGTACCCCGAGGTGCTGGTGGTGCCGGCCACGCCCATCCCGCTCACGCTGTGGGGCCGCGGCGCCACGCCGGCCGAGGTGCGCATCGAGGCCGGCCTGCATGCCCGCATGCCCGGGCCGCGCCTGGCGGCGCTGCTGGCGCCGGTGTTCGGTGCCGCCGATGCCCACCCCGACATCGCCGCACCCTGGCTGGCCTGCCGCCAGCGCGAGCTCATCGGCACCGATTGCAGCGCCACGCTGCGCGTGCGCAACCACGGCTTCCAGCTGCGCGGCGTGACCGTGGCCAACCGCTTCCAGCTCGACCAGCCCGGCCCCGGCCAGCAGGCGGTGGCCCTGGTCAGCGACGGCGCCGACCGCGTGCACCTCGAGCAGGTGCAGCTGTTCGGCTGGCAGGACACGCTGTACCTGCGCGGCCCCGCCGATCGCCTGGTGCGCGTGGCCGTGCACCGCAGCCTGGTGGCCGGCGATGTCGACTTCATCTTCGGCAATGCGCTGGCCTGGATCGGCCGCTCGGAGATCCGCTACCGGCCCAGCCGGCCGGCCGCACCCGGCGATGCAGGCAACGCCAGCCACACCCCGCGCCAGGGCTGGATCGCCGCCCCCAGCACCTCGTGGCGCGCACCGCACGGCTTTGTGTTCGACGACTGCGACTTCACCAGCGAGGGCGCGGCCGATGCCCCGGCCGGCACAGGCACGGCCACGGGCCCGGCCAGCACAGGCACGGCCACGGGCCCGGCCAGCACAGGCACGGCCACGGGCCCGGCCAGCACCGGTGGGGCCAGCGGCCGCGTGCACCTGGCCCGCCAGTGGTTCATCGGCGCGCGCTGCAGCCCCTTTGGCCGCGCCACGGCCGAGCAGCCCAATGGCGCGCGCTGCGTGCCCGAGCCGGCGCTGGCCGCCGGCGCCACGCTGCCCGCCCAAGGCCTGCGCCTGGCCGCCAGCAGCCTCGAGGCCGTGGGCCGCATGGTGGTGATGCACTCGCGCCTGGGCCCGCACCTGCACCCCAGCCAGCCCTGGGCCGACTGGAGCAGCCAGCCCGAGCACCCGGCCTACCGCCCGGTGCTGCCCGACAGCGAGCGCTGGTGGCAGCTGCTGCAGGCCGCCGGCCACGAGCCCGCGCAGTGGGGCTGGGTGCGGCCTGCACCAGCGCAGGCCTGGCTGGCGGAATATCGCAACATCCTGAGCGAAACGCGCGCCGAGACGGCGCGACAATGA
- the kdgR gene encoding DNA-binding transcriptional regulator KdgR → MDDDALDSRQPESVAAVLKVFAILQALGESAETGVSDLSVRLAMPKATVYRFLQTMKTLGFVRQDGDSERYGLAMRMFELGTKALQYPELVELAKHPMQMLADRTGETVHLGMLIDSEIIYVHKVDSRHMLGMYSRVGRRAPLHCTAIGKVLMAWEHPERRELILDGASFQRFRDKTIVDRQDYLAELDRVRSQGFGEDREEFDDHIRCLGVPIFDRLNQPVAGLSVSFPTFRYDEARAPELVAMLTQASRQVSQGLGCTQFPLDPADAGSRRR, encoded by the coding sequence ATGGACGACGACGCTCTCGACAGCCGGCAACCCGAATCGGTGGCCGCGGTACTCAAGGTGTTCGCGATCCTGCAGGCACTGGGCGAAAGCGCCGAGACCGGCGTGTCCGACCTGTCGGTGCGCCTGGCCATGCCCAAGGCCACGGTCTACCGCTTTCTGCAGACCATGAAGACCCTGGGCTTCGTGCGCCAGGACGGCGACAGCGAGCGTTACGGCCTGGCCATGCGCATGTTCGAGCTGGGCACCAAGGCGCTGCAGTACCCCGAGCTGGTGGAACTGGCCAAGCACCCGATGCAGATGCTGGCCGACCGCACCGGCGAAACGGTGCACCTGGGCATGCTGATCGACAGCGAGATCATCTACGTGCACAAGGTCGATTCGCGCCACATGCTGGGCATGTACTCGCGCGTGGGCCGGCGCGCGCCGCTGCACTGCACCGCCATCGGCAAGGTGCTGATGGCCTGGGAGCACCCCGAGCGCCGCGAACTGATCCTCGACGGCGCCAGCTTCCAGCGCTTTCGCGACAAGACCATCGTTGATCGCCAGGACTACCTGGCCGAGCTCGACCGCGTGCGCAGCCAGGGCTTCGGCGAGGACCGCGAGGAGTTCGACGACCACATCCGCTGCCTGGGCGTGCCCATCTTCGACCGGCTCAACCAGCCGGTGGCCGGGCTGTCGGTGTCGTTTCCCACCTTCCGCTACGACGAGGCGCGCGCGCCCGAGCTGGTGGCCATGCTCACGCAGGCCAGCCGGCAGGTGTCGCAAGGCCTGGGCTGCACGCAGTTTCCGCTCGACCCGGCCGACGCCGGCAGCCGCCGGCGCTGA
- a CDS encoding NAD-dependent epimerase/dehydratase family protein, with protein sequence MPQPPMRAPDPTPPLRLNRLLLTGAGGGIGRQLRPRLRAHCAALRVSDIGPLGEAAPGEELAPCRLEDRAAVEALLQGVDAVVHLGGISVEDRWQPILEANIVGVYHLYEAARRQGVKRIVFASSNHVTGFYGQHETIDALAPPRPDGLYGVSKAFGETLSRLYWDRYGIQTVCLRIGSVTPAPENRRMLATWLSIDDLERLVLASLRTPVAGHSIVFGMSDNSVRWWDNRHAAHIGYRPQDTSEAWRAQVEAAEPPWLDAANPVVACQGGRFVRLGPCDDEPAAPAGG encoded by the coding sequence ATGCCCCAGCCGCCGATGCGCGCCCCTGACCCGACCCCACCCCTGCGCCTGAACCGCCTGCTGCTCACCGGCGCCGGCGGCGGCATCGGCCGTCAGCTGCGGCCGCGGCTGCGCGCGCACTGCGCGGCGCTGCGGGTGTCCGACATCGGCCCGCTGGGCGAGGCCGCGCCGGGCGAAGAGCTGGCCCCCTGCCGGCTGGAAGACCGCGCCGCGGTCGAGGCCCTGCTGCAGGGCGTGGACGCCGTGGTGCACCTGGGCGGCATCTCGGTCGAAGACCGCTGGCAGCCGATCCTCGAGGCCAACATCGTCGGCGTCTATCACCTGTACGAAGCGGCGCGCCGTCAGGGCGTCAAGCGCATCGTGTTTGCCAGCAGCAACCATGTCACCGGCTTCTACGGCCAGCACGAGACCATCGACGCGCTGGCGCCGCCGCGCCCCGACGGCCTGTACGGCGTCAGCAAGGCCTTTGGCGAAACCCTGTCGCGCCTGTACTGGGATCGTTACGGCATCCAGACCGTGTGCCTGCGCATCGGCAGCGTCACGCCCGCGCCCGAGAACCGGCGCATGCTGGCCACCTGGCTGAGCATCGACGACCTCGAGCGCCTGGTGCTGGCCAGCCTGCGCACGCCGGTGGCCGGCCACAGCATCGTGTTCGGCATGAGCGACAACAGCGTGCGCTGGTGGGACAACCGCCACGCCGCCCACATCGGCTACCGGCCGCAAGACACCAGCGAGGCCTGGCGCGCCCAGGTCGAGGCGGCCGAGCCGCCCTGGCTGGACGCCGCCAACCCGGTGGTGGCCTGCCAGGGCGGCCGCTTCGTGCGCCTGGGCCCCTGCGACGACGAACCCGCTGCGCCGGCCGGCGGCTGA
- a CDS encoding TRAP transporter substrate-binding protein — protein MLFPARRPALAAAALSALCSLFATGAAQAAELRSADVHNADDYPTVAAVRHMSTLLEKASGGKHKIKVFNKGALGTEKETIDQVKIGALDLTRVNISPMNAVCPLTQVPTMPFLFRSVEHMRHALDGPVGDEILKSCEGAGFIGLAFYDSGARSIYAKKPIKSVADAKGLKIRVQQSDLWVALVGAMGANPTPMPIGEVYTGLKTGLIDAAENNLPSFDGFKHVEAVKFYAKTEHSMAPEMLLMSKLVWDKLPKAEQDMVRAAAKASVAFQRQKWDEQEAKSLAAVKAQGGQVVDVDKASFQAVMGPVYDKFMTTPEHKRLVKAVQDTK, from the coding sequence ATGTTGTTCCCCGCCCGCCGGCCCGCGCTGGCCGCTGCCGCCCTGTCTGCCCTGTGCAGCCTGTTTGCCACCGGCGCCGCGCAGGCGGCCGAGTTGCGCTCGGCCGATGTGCACAACGCCGACGACTACCCCACCGTGGCCGCCGTGCGCCACATGAGCACGCTGCTCGAGAAGGCCAGCGGCGGCAAGCACAAGATCAAGGTCTTCAACAAGGGCGCGCTGGGCACCGAAAAGGAGACCATCGACCAGGTCAAGATCGGCGCGCTGGACCTCACCCGCGTGAACATCAGCCCGATGAACGCGGTGTGCCCGCTGACCCAGGTGCCGACCATGCCCTTCCTGTTTCGCTCGGTCGAGCACATGCGCCATGCGCTCGACGGCCCGGTGGGCGACGAGATCCTCAAGAGCTGCGAAGGCGCCGGCTTCATCGGCCTGGCCTTCTACGACTCGGGCGCGCGCAGCATCTATGCCAAGAAGCCGATCAAGAGCGTGGCCGACGCCAAGGGCCTGAAGATCCGCGTGCAGCAAAGCGATCTGTGGGTGGCCCTGGTCGGCGCGATGGGCGCCAACCCCACGCCCATGCCCATTGGCGAGGTCTACACCGGCCTGAAGACCGGCCTGATCGATGCCGCCGAGAACAACCTGCCCAGCTTTGACGGCTTCAAGCATGTGGAGGCGGTGAAGTTCTACGCCAAGACCGAGCACTCGATGGCGCCCGAGATGCTGCTGATGAGCAAGCTGGTCTGGGACAAGCTGCCCAAGGCCGAGCAGGACATGGTGCGCGCCGCGGCCAAGGCCTCGGTGGCCTTCCAGCGCCAGAAGTGGGACGAGCAGGAGGCCAAGTCGCTGGCCGCCGTCAAGGCCCAGGGCGGCCAGGTGGTCGATGTCGACAAGGCCTCGTTCCAGGCCGTGATGGGCCCGGTCTACGACAAGTTCATGACCACGCCTGAGCACAAGCGCCTGGTCAAGGCCGTGCAGGACACCAAGTAA
- a CDS encoding TRAP transporter large permease: MELTVLGVSFAALLLLGVPVAFAIGLSSVATILAAGLPMAVVFQKMVGGMQVFSFLAIPFFVFAGELMLYGGIAERIVRLANSLVGHVRGGLGMSNVLGCTLFGGIVGSPVADVSAMGSVMIPLMKKQGYDADYAVNVTTHAALVGALMPTSHNLILFTLATSGIASVSVMGLILAGVLPALLLTLCNLGAAWWVARRRGYATQGEFPGWAAVAVAFAASLPGLLVVAIILGGILSGLFTATESAAVAVGWALLVTVGVYRSLSWAHFLKACAKACKTTGVVLLLIGISAAFGYFLALYEVPQKTGALMQSLSSDPWVIFLLINVLLFVLGTFLDMAPTILICTPIFLPIAQQFGMDPLQFGIVMLINCALGLNTPPVGTVQFVGCAIGGISVGQVMRSIWPFYGAMGLCLALVTYVPAFSTWLPALMLK, encoded by the coding sequence GTGGAACTGACCGTCTTGGGAGTCTCGTTCGCGGCCCTGCTGCTGCTGGGCGTGCCGGTGGCCTTTGCCATCGGCCTGTCGTCGGTGGCCACCATCCTGGCCGCCGGCCTGCCGATGGCCGTCGTCTTCCAGAAGATGGTGGGCGGCATGCAGGTGTTCAGCTTTCTGGCCATCCCGTTTTTCGTGTTCGCCGGCGAGCTGATGCTCTACGGCGGCATCGCCGAGCGCATCGTGCGCCTGGCCAACAGCCTGGTGGGCCATGTGCGCGGCGGCCTGGGCATGAGCAATGTGCTGGGCTGCACGCTGTTCGGCGGCATCGTCGGCAGCCCGGTGGCCGATGTCTCGGCCATGGGCAGCGTGATGATCCCGCTGATGAAGAAGCAGGGCTACGACGCCGACTACGCGGTCAACGTCACCACCCATGCGGCGCTGGTGGGGGCGTTGATGCCCACCTCGCACAACCTGATCCTGTTCACGCTGGCCACCTCAGGCATCGCCTCGGTCAGCGTGATGGGGCTGATCCTGGCCGGCGTGCTGCCGGCGCTGCTGCTCACGCTGTGCAACCTGGGCGCCGCCTGGTGGGTGGCGCGCCGGCGCGGCTATGCCACGCAGGGCGAGTTTCCGGGCTGGGCGGCGGTGGCGGTGGCCTTTGCCGCCTCGCTGCCCGGGCTGCTGGTGGTGGCCATCATCCTGGGCGGCATCCTGAGCGGCCTGTTCACCGCCACCGAGTCGGCCGCGGTGGCCGTGGGCTGGGCGCTGCTGGTCACCGTGGGCGTGTACCGCTCGCTGAGCTGGGCGCACTTTCTGAAGGCCTGCGCCAAGGCCTGCAAGACCACCGGCGTGGTGCTGCTGCTGATCGGCATCTCGGCGGCCTTCGGCTACTTTCTGGCGCTGTACGAGGTGCCGCAGAAAACCGGCGCGCTGATGCAGTCGCTGTCGAGCGACCCGTGGGTGATCTTCCTGCTGATCAACGTGCTGCTGTTCGTGCTGGGCACCTTTCTGGACATGGCGCCCACCATCCTGATCTGCACGCCGATCTTCCTGCCCATTGCCCAGCAGTTCGGCATGGACCCGCTGCAGTTCGGCATCGTGATGCTGATCAACTGCGCGCTGGGCCTGAACACGCCACCGGTGGGCACGGTGCAGTTCGTGGGCTGCGCCATCGGCGGCATCTCGGTGGGCCAGGTGATGCGCTCGATCTGGCCGTTCTACGGTGCCATGGGCCTGTGCCTGGCCCTGGTGACCTATGTGCCGGCCTTCTCGACCTGGCTGCCCGCGCTGATGTTGAAATGA
- a CDS encoding SMP-30/gluconolactonase/LRE family protein: MTTPPLSLQHGPAVPFVPSTRYPDPAIELLHPGFAALRVYSSGVEQLASGCRWAEGPQWFGDHRCLLWSDIPNNRILRWDAATGAVTPFRTPSQHANGLARDAQGRLLACEHHTRRVTRTEHDGRITVLAATIDGTPGGPRLNSPNDIVCQRDGTVWFTDPEFGIHGWWEGEPGTPAPHQGVYRIDAASGHLSCPITEPAGPNGLAFSPDERVLYVVESRATPTRKIWAWDVGPGGALGNKRLHIDADGPGAFDGIAVDVDGRIWAGLGSDGSPGAASAGLDGVRCYDRDGRPIGHIHLPERCANLCFGGERRNRLFMAASHSLYTLALNTQGAA; the protein is encoded by the coding sequence ATGACCACGCCCCCGCTCAGCCTGCAGCACGGCCCGGCCGTGCCCTTTGTGCCCAGCACGCGCTACCCCGACCCCGCCATCGAGCTGCTGCACCCCGGCTTTGCGGCGCTGCGGGTCTACAGCAGCGGGGTCGAGCAGCTGGCCAGTGGCTGCCGCTGGGCCGAGGGGCCGCAGTGGTTTGGCGACCACCGCTGCCTGCTGTGGAGCGACATCCCCAACAACCGCATCCTGCGCTGGGACGCCGCCACCGGCGCGGTGACGCCGTTTCGCACCCCATCCCAGCATGCCAACGGCCTGGCACGCGATGCCCAGGGCCGGCTGCTGGCCTGCGAGCACCACACCCGCCGTGTGACGCGCACCGAACACGACGGCCGCATCACCGTGCTGGCCGCCACCATCGACGGCACGCCGGGCGGCCCTCGGCTGAACTCGCCCAACGACATCGTCTGCCAGCGCGACGGCACGGTGTGGTTCACCGACCCCGAGTTCGGCATCCACGGCTGGTGGGAGGGCGAGCCCGGCACGCCGGCGCCGCACCAGGGCGTGTACCGCATCGACGCCGCCAGCGGCCACCTGAGCTGCCCGATCACCGAGCCGGCCGGCCCCAACGGCCTGGCCTTCAGCCCTGACGAGCGCGTGCTCTACGTGGTGGAAAGCCGGGCCACGCCCACGCGCAAGATCTGGGCATGGGATGTCGGGCCGGGCGGTGCGCTCGGCAACAAGCGTCTGCACATCGACGCCGACGGCCCCGGCGCCTTCGACGGCATCGCGGTCGATGTGGACGGGCGCATCTGGGCCGGTCTGGGCTCCGACGGCAGCCCCGGCGCGGCCAGCGCCGGCCTCGACGGCGTGCGTTGCTACGACCGCGACGGCCGGCCCATCGGCCACATCCACCTGCCCGAGCGCTGCGCCAACCTGTGTTTTGGCGGCGAGCGGCGCAACCGGCTGTTCATGGCCGCCAGCCACTCGCTGTACACGCTGGCGCTCAACACCCAGGGCGCGGCCTGA
- a CDS encoding methyl-accepting chemotaxis protein, whose product MNAFARLGIAQRLYLVVTAVALALLAVAFFASTDLRGIGRETERIAAQRVPQLERVAELELNVTRTSLQLRHAMLARTPQEREATLAQIGELRQHIDKGAAAYAKAAIDDEERRRSADVATQLSSFWQVGAANLELVKKGDTAAAFGFLVDKTIPARNQVLASLEAANKFHVRTLQADVAEVQREGQRTMVLLVSLVVGVVLVLAVFCWYVTRALTQRVSLAREVTARVRDGDFTQPVHDDGHDEFSPLLSALGEMQTALSNVVGTVRTNAESVATASAEISQGNNDLSQRTEEQASALEQTAATMDQLGSTVRQNAENASQANQLAQSASTVAGEGGQVVDAVVQTMKGINDSSRRIADIIGVIDGIAFQTNILALNAAVEAARAGEQGRGFAVVAGEVRNLAQRSAEAAKEIKSLITASVEQVEQGTQLADKAGHTMTQIVSSIRRVTDIMGEISSASAEQSSGVSQVGDAVGQMDQATQQNAALVEQSAAAAESLKTQAQQLLHAVSGFKLAGQAGRTLHA is encoded by the coding sequence ATGAATGCCTTTGCCCGCCTCGGCATTGCCCAACGCCTCTACCTCGTGGTGACCGCCGTCGCGCTGGCGCTGCTGGCGGTGGCCTTCTTCGCCTCGACCGATTTGCGCGGCATCGGCCGCGAAACCGAGCGCATTGCCGCGCAGCGCGTGCCGCAGCTCGAACGGGTGGCCGAGCTCGAGCTCAATGTCACCCGCACCTCGCTGCAGCTGCGCCACGCCATGCTGGCGCGCACGCCGCAGGAGCGCGAGGCCACGCTGGCCCAGATCGGCGAGCTGCGCCAGCACATCGACAAGGGCGCGGCGGCCTATGCCAAGGCCGCCATCGACGACGAGGAGCGCCGGCGCTCGGCCGACGTCGCCACGCAGCTGAGCAGCTTCTGGCAGGTGGGGGCTGCCAACCTCGAGCTGGTGAAGAAGGGCGACACCGCGGCGGCCTTCGGCTTCCTGGTCGACAAGACGATTCCGGCCCGCAACCAGGTGCTGGCCTCGCTGGAAGCGGCCAACAAGTTCCATGTGCGCACGCTGCAGGCCGACGTGGCGGAAGTGCAGCGCGAAGGCCAGCGCACGATGGTGCTGCTGGTGAGCCTGGTGGTCGGCGTGGTGCTGGTGCTGGCGGTGTTCTGCTGGTACGTGACGCGGGCGCTGACCCAGCGGGTGAGCCTGGCGCGCGAGGTCACGGCCCGGGTGCGCGACGGCGACTTCACCCAGCCGGTGCACGACGACGGCCACGACGAGTTCAGCCCGCTGCTGAGCGCGCTGGGCGAGATGCAGACCGCGCTGAGCAATGTGGTGGGCACCGTGCGCACCAATGCCGAGAGCGTGGCCACCGCCAGCGCCGAGATCTCGCAGGGCAACAACGACCTGAGCCAGCGCACCGAAGAGCAGGCCAGCGCGCTGGAGCAGACCGCCGCCACGATGGACCAGCTGGGTTCCACCGTGCGCCAGAACGCCGAAAACGCCAGCCAGGCCAACCAGCTGGCGCAAAGCGCGTCCACCGTGGCCGGCGAAGGCGGCCAGGTGGTGGATGCGGTGGTGCAGACGATGAAGGGCATCAACGACAGCTCGCGCCGCATTGCCGACATCATCGGCGTGATCGACGGCATCGCCTTCCAGACCAACATCCTGGCGCTGAACGCCGCGGTGGAAGCCGCCCGCGCCGGTGAGCAGGGCCGCGGCTTCGCGGTGGTGGCCGGCGAGGTGCGCAACCTGGCCCAGCGCAGCGCCGAGGCCGCCAAGGAGATCAAGAGCCTGATCACCGCCAGCGTCGAGCAGGTGGAGCAGGGCACGCAGCTGGCCGACAAGGCCGGCCACACGATGACCCAGATCGTCAGCTCGATCCGCCGCGTGACCGACATCATGGGCGAGATCTCGTCGGCCAGCGCCGAGCAGAGCAGCGGCGTCTCGCAGGTGGGCGATGCCGTGGGCCAGATGGACCAGGCCACCCAGCAGAACGCCGCGCTGGTGGAGCAGAGCGCAGCCGCCGCCGAGAGCCTCAAGACCCAGGCCCAGCAACTGCTGCACGCGGTGTCGGGCTTCAAGCTGGCCGGCCAGGCCGGCCGAACCCTGCACGCCTGA
- a CDS encoding acetate/propionate family kinase, with product MNPVIPPLAGAYAGDDALLTLNSGSSSLKFALFDALDESGLPHADGLQLLLSGQIDGLGGAVRFQARSADGTLDAHEQWPAASAPADAGAALRWLIDWLRRQVPGRAVVAVGHRVVHGGLHHAEPVLLTDAVVARLQALVPLAPLHQPHNLAGVAAARQAFGAVPQVACFDTAFHRHHPFVNDCFALPRRFFDAGVRRYGFHGLSYEYIAQRLAEQHAQQHAGRVVVAHLGNGASMCALQGGRSVASTMGFSALDGLPMGTRCGQIDPGVLLYLMQHEGLDADQVADLLYKQSGLKGLSGGLSHDMRTLEAAGTPEAAQAIDYFVFRIRRELGGLAAVLQGLDAVVFTGGIGENSALIRERVLEGMGWLGIRLDAARNRAGATVISSDDSPVLCLRLPTNEEGMIAQQTLRTAALGRRPAAAAPTAPAARESR from the coding sequence ATGAATCCCGTGATCCCGCCGCTGGCCGGCGCCTATGCCGGCGACGACGCGCTGCTGACGCTCAACAGCGGCTCCTCGTCGCTGAAGTTCGCGCTGTTCGACGCGCTCGACGAAAGCGGCCTGCCGCATGCCGACGGCCTGCAGCTGCTGCTCAGCGGCCAGATCGACGGCCTGGGCGGCGCGGTGCGCTTTCAGGCGCGCAGCGCCGACGGCACGCTCGATGCCCACGAGCAGTGGCCGGCCGCCAGCGCCCCGGCCGATGCCGGCGCCGCGCTGCGGTGGCTGATCGACTGGCTGCGCCGGCAGGTGCCCGGCCGCGCGGTGGTGGCGGTGGGCCACCGGGTGGTGCACGGCGGCCTGCACCATGCCGAGCCGGTGCTGCTGACCGACGCCGTGGTGGCCCGCCTGCAGGCGCTGGTGCCGCTGGCGCCGCTGCACCAGCCGCACAACCTGGCCGGCGTGGCCGCGGCGCGCCAGGCCTTTGGCGCGGTGCCGCAGGTGGCCTGCTTTGACACCGCGTTCCACCGCCACCACCCCTTCGTCAACGACTGCTTCGCGCTGCCGCGCCGCTTTTTTGACGCCGGCGTGCGGCGCTACGGCTTTCACGGCCTGTCCTACGAGTACATCGCGCAGCGCCTGGCCGAGCAGCATGCGCAGCAGCATGCCGGGCGCGTGGTGGTGGCCCACCTGGGCAACGGCGCCTCGATGTGCGCGCTGCAGGGCGGGCGCTCGGTGGCCTCGACGATGGGCTTCTCGGCCCTGGACGGCCTGCCGATGGGCACCCGCTGCGGCCAGATCGACCCCGGCGTGCTGCTGTACCTGATGCAGCACGAGGGCCTGGACGCCGACCAGGTGGCCGACCTGCTCTACAAGCAGTCGGGGCTCAAGGGCTTGTCGGGCGGGCTGTCGCACGACATGCGCACGCTCGAGGCGGCCGGCACGCCCGAGGCCGCGCAGGCCATCGACTACTTCGTGTTCCGCATCCGCCGCGAGCTGGGCGGCCTGGCTGCGGTGCTGCAGGGCCTGGACGCGGTGGTCTTCACCGGCGGCATCGGCGAGAACTCGGCGCTGATCCGCGAACGCGTGCTCGAGGGCATGGGCTGGCTGGGCATCCGGCTCGATGCGGCGCGCAACCGCGCCGGCGCCACCGTGATCTCCAGCGACGATTCACCGGTGCTGTGCCTGCGCCTGCCCACCAACGAGGAGGGCATGATCGCCCAGCAGACCCTGCGCACCGCCGCACTGGGCCGCCGGCCCGCGGCCGCCGCGCCTACAGCACCAGCAGCGCGCGAAAGTCGTTGA